The Dokdonia donghaensis DSW-1 DNA window AAGAGCTATTAGTGTTTTAGCTTTGTAATAATTTCCGTCAGCTGTAATGTCTCTATTGTAACGCAGTATTTTATCAAAATTCTTATCAGCACTAATATAGTCTTCTTTATAATAGTAGGCGATACCGAGATAGAGGAAAGTCGTAGTTTCTATCCAATCTTCTCCAGTATTTGCAGTTTCTAGCGAAATATGATTTTCAAAGTTCTTTATAGAATTTTCATAATCTTTCTTACCTAAATAGGCAATGCCTCGCCAGTAATCAATGCTTTGTCCCTGAGGTGCATCCTTAAATTTTGGGGTAAGAGAATCTGCTGTGTTGAAATCTGCGATAGCACCGTCATAATCCCTATGGAACAATAAGTGTAAATATCCCCTCATAGGTATCCAAACATCAGGATTTGCAATTACAGCTTTGTCATATCTAATTTTCCAATCGGCCATTAAACCCCGCTTTAAATAGGCTACAGATAATTCGCGCAAAGCATCTGAGTTGTTTGGGTCTATTTCTATAGCCTTTTCTATGTGTGTCATACTCTTTTGGGAGCCTTGAAACAGATGTCGTCCTTCACTAAAAACTTTCATAGATAAACTAACCCTTTCTGAAGCGGTCATATTACTTGTTTCTTCTTCAGAACAGGCAAAAAGGAAAATAAGTGAGAGGCTAAGGAAGTATTTCAGTGATTTTTCCATTTTCAATTCGATACGTTACATACATATAGTAATCTACGGTTTTAGTGCCTATGACTCTTGCATTCCAATTGTCTGGGTTTTTAGTAAAATCTAAAAGATCACTAACAAGGCTCTCGTTCAAAGCTATTTCTTCATAATTCAGATTTGTTTGGTAAATATTAAACCATCCAGGCTCCCCTTTACAATTTACTATAAACCTAAATGTTACATATCCAGAATCAGAATAAAGTGAACTATCAAAATTACTACTAACATTTTCGCGAAAGCTTTTTTTAGAATTTTTAAAAACCTTTAAATGCCGTGGTGAATGAATATCATAGATTGCATC harbors:
- a CDS encoding tetratricopeptide repeat protein, giving the protein MEKSLKYFLSLSLIFLFACSEEETSNMTASERVSLSMKVFSEGRHLFQGSQKSMTHIEKAIEIDPNNSDALRELSVAYLKRGLMADWKIRYDKAVIANPDVWIPMRGYLHLLFHRDYDGAIADFNTADSLTPKFKDAPQGQSIDYWRGIAYLGKKDYENSIKNFENHISLETANTGEDWIETTTFLYLGIAYYYKEDYISADKNFDKILRYNRDITADGNYYKAKTLIALGNHKEALPFAKKALEQFKNGSYNKHDYVEVIEQLYESDITELVETLEKQQHIKNTLLGNRRITKQ